The window CTTCTGAATTGTACTCTTCCATCGCAGTCTAGACTGTATTATTTAATCATATATCAGAATAGGGGCTAGTTTCATGGTCTTCTCAGATTTCTTCAAATTACCCCCAGATGGGAGTCAATATCATTCCTATCAACATCACTCAATAATATTCTGGAGCAAGATTTGATTTATGGTCTTATTAATCAATGCGGCAATATCCCCGGTGGGATCAATTTTCTAGTCTTCTCATTCTACTCTATGATATCCCCCAACAGAATTGGTTCTCTTAGTTTAACAGCCATCTTATTAATATGTTCGGCAGTATTCTCAACCGATGCAGTTTTCTTATCGTAACATGTTGTGCGGTAATATCCCTAAGTGGGGTTGAGTCTTCTAGTTTCTTTGGTATTCTTATAGTTGTCTTCGGATCAATTGAATCTATGACCATTCATATATTCATACATGTCTCTGTAATTGAGAAATCGAGTTTCTTTCCTTGATAGGGATTTActtgttttcttattttcttgCTCAGATTGATTTTCTACtaggtattattattattattctctatttctGGTTCTCATTTTTTCAACCAGAGGAACAAACTCCTTTATTTGATTGGTCTTCTGGTCCTCTTTATATATTCTCCTCTGTTTTTTGTAAATTCTTATTATTATCTCAGATTGGACTTTTGCTTTTCTCGACATTCTTACTATTCCTAATTGGCATTGGTCGGATTTCTGGTCTTCTCCATATTCTTATGTCCCCATGATTGAGAGATTGAGTATTAGACTTTATTCAACTTTGTTCTTCAATCTGACTTGAAGGAGGGGTATCTGATGGTATTCGGATTTATTCCCAAGCATCCAAAGTCGCTTGAATCTTCTCCCAAGCAATCCAATCTCGGGTACTATAGTATGTGCTACAAAAATCATGCTACATTACCTTACTCCACAAAACATATTGTTCTCTCGAGTAATCTATTACTCGATTGCTACAGTAGCACTACTATAGTATCTTGCTACAGTGCAATCCAACCCATCGGATTATTCTTCCAAATAATATATTGCTCGACTGCTATAGTACACTACTACAATATTCCAAAACCATCAAATTATTTTTCCGAGCAATATATTGCTTGGTTGCTATAGTTCATTACTCCACAAGCCAAACTATTCTCCCAAGCAATCCATTGCTCAACTGCTACAATAACATTATTACAATAACTCTGCTACAATAATATTTCTACAGTAGACTACACTAGCACTACAATACATAGAACTATCGTGTTTCTCAAAATCGTCGTTCTAATCTCGAGCAATCCAATTTCTCAAATACTATAGTACTACTGTAATTGTTACAGTATAGAGGAGCTATAGTGTTTCTAGAAATGAGATTGATCTCTCGAACACTCACATTCCCGTATGCTATAGTAGACACTACAGTAAAATAAAGTTACGATGCCCGTCCATTCTGCTGAGCAATATAATTAAATTCTACCGAGCAATATTATCAGGTTCTGCCGAGCAATATAACTAAGTCCTACCAAGCATAAGAGGCTCCAAAGTTTCTGGTTAACAATACGTGGCGATCGATGAATAGATAACTAATGGACTACAGGGAGGTTCCCTTCGGAGGGTCATATAAAGAGTGGAAGGAGCTAAGTGCAAGGCAAGTTGGTTTTCTCTTTCTCGTGAGCAGAGGCGACTCCTTTCCTCTAGcttttttcttcatcttcttctttctttagtcttcttcttccttctttgatcgatggctgacttgagtgtcggagaagTTGTGCCGGCAAGCCGGTCCAAGCTCTAATCTCGTGttacatcttagggtgtttggattTCAAAAGGTGGGAAACCGATCTCACAACCTGGAGAGGAGCCTAAGCGAGCGCAAAAACAAACCATCAAATAGCATTTCCAAGTGCCTGTTTGCTAGATATTTTGAATTCCTAGCATGTGTGTTCAAAATTGCAAGCTGTAATATGATAGAGTTCATCCTTGCTAAACACTCAAGATTCAGGTCTATAATATTAAAGACCCTTCTCTTATCATCTTGTTTGAGTTTACAATTTGTAGAACTTTCTGACTGTAACACTGGTTTCTGTACAACACGAGGATAGGAATTTAGACAAAATAATGTAGATTGTGCATGGTTAGGCTCACTATGCTCCAGGGAATCACAGCATTGGGTATTCTTTGGTACTGCATACTCGGTTGTAATTCATGCATCAAGAATTGCTTTATTGTTTGATTTgtcttattcaaaataaatgaagAATCTGTCAATTGCATGTCTATTTTGCCTGTTGCAGATAGGGAGAACTAGTAGCAGATTAGGTTAACTTCCTCATCTGATAGATTTTGTGTTTTTTATTAGGCGCTGCTCCATCAACAAAGATATGAAAGAGAATCTATTTTATCACAGATTGATTGCAATCGACTAATATTGCTTGGCAAACTTAAAGAGTACAGAGGGGAGAAGCTGGAAGTTATTAATGAAGTTGCAGCATTTGCTAGTGAAGCAGTTGAACATGATGATGGCCTTTTCCTTCCTCCATATCCCACCCACCTTCCTGATTTGTTTACTCTGGATGACATTGGTGGCAGTTCACACTTCGTGGTGAAGAAGTCATCTATCAATGGACATATAACTATCAACAAGAATGAAGACAAAACAACTGAATATGACACTCATAAGAATTGCAGAAAAGCGACCTCAAATGGAATTGGCCATATCATTGGTTTGGTTGTTAAATCAGCAATAACATTTGTTAGCATTATATCTATATTAGGTTTAGCTGGTTATAAACCAATGATTAAGAAAAGATCCAAGGGCATTATGCTGTCTGGTGCAGAGTCACCAATGGACTCTCAAGTTGGCATCCAGTGCCCCAAAGGGAAATTTTTGGTTATTGAAAATGGGAAAGCGCGATGTGTGGTGAAAGAGCGTATAGAGGTTCCATTTGAACCAGATGTTACAAGCCCAACTATAAGCTACGGATTTGGTTGAGTTGTTGCCAGATATTAAGTTGCTTGCCTCATGTCTTGTAGTAATTTCATAGAATGTATATGTAATAGTGTTATACTTTCAGGAAATTAGTGCAATTAGGCTATCATTGTGAGTGGTAAATGCGCGTTGCAACTACGCCTCAGGATTGTACCCCCAAAATTCTTGTGCTTTTCAGTGGAGTTTAAATGATAGGAGGGAGACTGATTATCACGGTGTGAAGCCCTGGAGTATGATGAAGGATGGTGAGATGATGAAGCTTGCGCTGAACAATGCCCCTCTTCAGGGAACTGCTTGGGATGGGGAATTGGTTCCATGTTGATTTGTATGACTAATTTCTGTTTGTGTCTACTAAAAACTTCTAGTCGTGGTGAACCAGATATATAAAGATTTTGTTTTCGTTCCATAGTTATATTCACTGATACAGCAATTGAAGAAAGGGATGATTCAATGTTACTTTCCTTTTTCTAGTTACTTGATTCATCCTCGTATTGTTGTCATGATGTGTCCGCCTAAGGCGTATGGGTACTGAATGTGGTGCATCTGTTTCTTAAAGGATAGATCCTAAACGATTTATAGTATAATTTTAGTAAGATGCACTTTTAAGTacgaaagtgcatagataaagcatgtacaaaatatgtgaatgtgcgtcaaaatatgctaaacgAATGTATACAATCTATGTacatcaataagtcataatagttggagtctgcaatcACAGAGTTAGCAAATCTtgctattatcatgcctaaattatgtatgacatgtgcataattaaactgaaaaccaaacacaca is drawn from Zingiber officinale cultivar Zhangliang chromosome 1B, Zo_v1.1, whole genome shotgun sequence and contains these coding sequences:
- the LOC121975443 gene encoding plastid division protein PDV2-like, which gives rise to MEGEEIGLVLARASELRAKVSDCIDGSGGDACGLIAVEDESEGLVAIRNALDSLEQQLAALQALLHQQRYERESILSQIDCNRLILLGKLKEYRGEKLEVINEVAAFASEAVEHDDGLFLPPYPTHLPDLFTLDDIGGSSHFVVKKSSINGHITINKNEDKTTEYDTHKNCRKATSNGIGHIIGLVVKSAITFVSIISILGLAGYKPMIKKRSKGIMLSGAESPMDSQVGIQCPKGKFLVIENGKARCVVKERIEVPFEPDVTSPTISYGFG